One segment of Calditrichota bacterium DNA contains the following:
- a CDS encoding ATP-binding protein, translating to MPKNKTSDLKMISLKFWKTKPQKARRLKKALRYLDPHHALWDAKELESFYVDRAPEFRDEIIRLLKRDPNYPKFLLSGPPGCGKSTELGKIKSLLERKFHVILFSARDMTNNYKVDTDRLLATMLFKIADLAKEKRPALHKETLQKLVDRQKGWETKYAEVDPDQAQLDPRVGQQIEQGQQSYKGQFRLVTRLEQKPTQNEIIGAINNAAEEFLKRRFIFFKGKRILLLISDLDKIELESAREIFITSSLAVTKLNVCSILTFPLTLKYENEFVRMYRNFNHIYFLESFPVYQAGGKIDLTVLESLKEIISKRISEKLIEPDVLQRILFLSGGIPFELINIVRECCKVALRLRYGFIDIENLQEAISRIRATYQIGLTEKDRKILRNVHIYKRKIENADLTRLLNQYWITEYGAWDNVWYDINPILINLIKETELFEE from the coding sequence TTGCCAAAAAATAAAACCAGCGATTTGAAAATGATCTCTTTAAAGTTTTGGAAGACAAAACCCCAAAAAGCGCGTCGCCTGAAAAAAGCGCTCCGCTATCTGGACCCGCATCATGCTTTGTGGGACGCCAAGGAATTGGAATCTTTTTATGTCGATCGGGCGCCGGAATTTCGCGATGAAATCATCAGACTCCTCAAACGCGATCCCAATTATCCGAAATTTTTGTTGTCTGGGCCGCCAGGCTGCGGAAAGTCAACCGAGCTGGGAAAAATTAAATCTCTGCTGGAGCGGAAATTTCATGTGATTCTTTTTTCCGCCCGGGACATGACTAACAATTACAAAGTCGACACGGACAGGCTGCTCGCCACGATGCTATTCAAAATTGCCGATCTTGCCAAAGAAAAAAGACCGGCACTCCATAAAGAGACTTTGCAGAAACTGGTGGATCGCCAGAAAGGCTGGGAAACCAAATACGCTGAGGTCGATCCGGATCAAGCGCAATTAGACCCGCGGGTAGGGCAACAAATCGAGCAGGGGCAGCAAAGTTACAAAGGCCAATTCAGGTTAGTCACTCGTCTGGAACAGAAGCCGACACAAAACGAAATAATAGGCGCTATCAACAACGCCGCTGAAGAATTTTTGAAAAGACGTTTCATTTTTTTTAAAGGGAAAAGAATTCTTCTTTTGATTTCCGATCTCGACAAAATCGAACTGGAAAGTGCGCGTGAAATTTTCATCACGTCATCTCTTGCCGTCACAAAACTCAACGTGTGCTCGATTTTGACATTTCCGCTCACGTTGAAATATGAAAATGAATTTGTTCGCATGTATCGAAATTTTAATCACATTTATTTTTTGGAGAGTTTTCCCGTTTATCAAGCCGGCGGGAAGATCGATCTGACTGTCCTGGAATCGCTGAAAGAAATAATAAGCAAACGTATTAGTGAAAAACTCATCGAACCCGACGTTTTGCAAAGAATCTTGTTTTTAAGCGGCGGGATACCGTTTGAATTGATAAATATTGTGCGGGAATGCTGTAAAGTTGCCTTGCGACTTCGCTACGGATTTATTGATATTGAGAATTTGCAGGAAGCAATAAGCAGGATTCGCGCCACGTATCAAATTGGTTTGACCGAAAAGGACAGAAAAATTTTGCGGAACGTGCATATTTACAAACGGAAAATTGAAAACGCTGATCTTACCCGTCTTCTCAACCAATACTGGATTACGGAATACGGCGCGTGGGATAATGTCTGGTACGATATCAATCCGATTCTAATAAATCTCATCAAAGAAACAGAATTATTTGAAGAATAA